Proteins encoded within one genomic window of Triticum aestivum cultivar Chinese Spring chromosome 2D, IWGSC CS RefSeq v2.1, whole genome shotgun sequence:
- the LOC123051179 gene encoding putative F-box protein At1g12855 has protein sequence MLLRSGLRVGVATHEEAGRATVPGRRSRAGPDRLADFPEDILQEILVHLPAKSVLRCRAVCRQWRRLASDPVFLLDHHRRQPELALISSYRTSTGDYPSLEALHLRGAEFRPLFGFPELSRFPLTVDGSCDGLFIVGHYICNPATRQSATVSPNLKLPIDKLIGLFRHQPSGEYRVLYWRNLPYALSNLPWHVMPCPHEYRVLTVGTNKSWRVDCPLMEVIAERPAIFGAPVLLNGNLHIHWRRPSGVRYHKILMFDTTAETFRRMIPPAVNPHHVMHLLDMGGKLAASISKDDTTVMSIFILKNGDVWAFQYQIKVPVMDLEKRFQEQQGNWWAKVVSEEGDVLVSCYGQLLHCDKGGNLVANFKVDDEMPVVVPHRLKESLIQHTFFLEKS, from the coding sequence ATGCTGCTCCGATCCGGGCTGCGCGTCGGCGTTGCCACCCACGAGGAAGCCGGACGGGCGACCGTGCCGGGAAGACGAAGCAGGGCAGGCCCGGACCGACTCGCCGACTTCCCCGAAGATATCCTGCAGGAGATCCTCGTCCACCTTCCGGCCAAGTCCGTGCTCCGATGCCGCGCCGTCTGCCGGCAATGGCGTCGCCTCGCCTCCGACCCCGTGTTCCTCCTggaccaccaccgccgccagccgGAGCTCGCCCTAATCAGCTCCTATCGAACCAGCACTGGCGACTACCCTAGCCTCGAAGCCCTCCACCTCCGGGGCGCCGAGTTCAGACCACTCTTCGGTTTTCCCGAACTCTCTCGCTTCCCCCTCACCGTGGATGGCTCCTGCGACGGCCTCTTCATCGTCGGCCACTACATCTGCAACCCGGCCACGCGGCAGTCGGCGACCGTCAGCCCAAACCTCAAGCTTCCTATTGACAAACTGATCGGCCTCTTCCGGCACCAACCTTCAGGGGAGTACCGTGTCTTGTACTGGAGAAACCTCCCTTATGCCTTGTCCAACCTCCCTTGGCATGTGATGCCATGCCCACACGAGTACCGCGTCCTCACCGTGGGAACCAACAAATCGTGGCGCGTCGACTGTCCGTTAATGGAGGTGATAGCCGAGAGACCAGCCATCTTTGGCGCGCCGGTCCTTCTCAATGGCAACCTTCATATACACTGGAGGAGACCGTCGGGTGTCCGCTACCACAAGATACTGATGTTTGACACGACGGCAGAGACGTTCCGGCGAATGATCCCGCCGGCTGTGAACCCCCACCATGTCATGCACTTGCTTGACATGGGTGGCAAGCTTGCTGCGTCCATCAGCAAGGACGATACGACGGTGATGAGCATATTCATACTGAAGAACGGTGATGTTTGGGCATTCCAGTATCAGATTAAAGTGCCGGTGATGGATCTCGAGAAGCGTTTTCAGGAGCAGCAGGGGAATTGGTGGGCGAAGGTCGTGTCTGAGGAGGGAGATGTGCTTGTCAGCTGCTATGGCCAACTGTTGCATTGTGACAAAGGGGGCAATTTGGTAGCCAACTTCAAGGTTGATGATGAAATGCCCGTGGTCGTTCCTCATAGGCTAAAGGAGAGTCTTATTCAGCATACGTTTTTCCTAGAGAAGAGTTGA